One Panicum virgatum strain AP13 chromosome 9K, P.virgatum_v5, whole genome shotgun sequence genomic region harbors:
- the LOC120647491 gene encoding uncharacterized protein LOC120647491, whose product MKKADKKSKVDVARGSKDSRDCHHDRLLADLTSRDRAQLYQEHVLDRTRDTVKLDILDHVVVEEVFVECFKPGGYMHSNIFFLQSLLWNRVWKGKYILSEQASGELLRPRHGTKRLDQELGLHYGEEALIFIPIVHDYHWFLIAISVKDRIIHVLDSLPGESRESLICQIIKTLKEHLPQSNAGSKYKIDVVPVQKQSNTYDCGFHVLLFIENFERRYQICNINKEMVDEYRIKMSTDLILNPLNKRQTIITQSIEDDVVICLEGGFSYNKNAFEAALDNDEAKDLDDNSDFSSPYNIDRGSEKAAAAGTPTSPRASVDTPDVSNDLLHPPETTQEDASDFSTYAFEAALDNDEAKDLDDNSDFSSPYNIDRGSEKAAAAGSEKAAAAGTPTSPRASVDTPDVSNDLLHPPETTQEDASLHPTQQIQEEDLETPVAPVRPRRVVRPLKRLTYSKKQIRRRRKYNKTSRRGRKVSLSKTPNDHIQNQDDLEEVSEHYDLRIEDLNTMT is encoded by the exons ATGAAAAAAGCGGACAAAAAGTCCAAGGTAGATGTGGCTAGAGGGTCCAAG GATTCGAGAGACTGCCATCATGATCGCTTGCTTGCTGATCTAACCTCCAGGGATCGAGCTCAACTCTACCAAGAGCATGTTTTGGATAGAACCAGGGACACAGTAAAATTAGATATACTGGACCATGTAGTGGTAGAAGAAGTTTTTGTAGAATGCTTCAAGCCCGGCGGATATATGCACTCAAACATTTTCTTCTTACAATCTCTATTGTGGAATAGAGTGTGGAAGGGCAAATATATTTTATCTGAACAGGCATCT GGCGAGTTGTTGCGACCGCGACATGGAACAAAAAGGTTAGATCAGGAGCTTGGATTGCATTATGGTGAGGAAGCTCTG ATATTTATCCCAATTGTTCATGATTATCATTGGTTCTTGATCGCGATCTCTGTCAAGGACAGGATCATCCATGTTCTTGATTCATTGCCTGGCGAATCCAGAGAGTCACTGATTTGTCAAATTATAAAAACACTAAAGGAGCATTTGCCACAATCAAATGCTGGATCTAAGTACAAGATCGACGTAGTGCCAGTTCAGAAACAAAGCAACAC gtatgactgTGGTTTCCACGTGTTGCTCTTCATAGAAAACTTTGAGAGGAGATACCAAATATGTAACATAAACAAG GAAATGGTGGATGAATATCGCATCAAAATGTCCACGGATCTCATCCTGAACCCTCTCAACAAAAGACAAACAATCATAACTCAATCTATTGAAGATGATGTGGTCATTTGCTTGGAAGGTGGTTTCTCATATAACAAGAATGCTTTTGAAGCTGCTCTTGACAACGATGAAGCCAAAGATTTGGATGACAACTCAGATTTCAGCAGTCCTTATAACATAGATCGCGGCAGTGagaaggctgctgctgctg GTACACCAACATCTCCCAGGGCCTCGGTCGACACACCTGATGTGTCGAATGATCTGCTCCATCCACCGGAGACGACTCAGGAGGATGCCTCAGATTTCAGCACTTATGCTTTTGAAGCTGCTCTTGACAATGATGAAGCCAAAGATTTGGATGACAACTCAGATTTCAGCAGTCCTTATAACATAGATCGCGGCAGTGagaaggctgctgctgctggcagcgagaaggctgctgctgctg GTACACCAACATCTCCCAGGGCCTCGGTCGACACACCTGATGTGTCGAATGATCTGCTCCATCCACCGGAGACGACTCAGGAGGATGCCTCACTCCATCCGACGCAGCAGATTCAGGAGGAGGATCTGGAGACACCCGTCGCTCCGGTCAGACCCCGCAGAGTGGTTCGCCCCCTCAAGAGGTTGACTTACTCTAAGAAGCAGATTCGTCGTCGTAGGAAGTATAACAAGACCAGCAGGCGAGGCCGTAAGGTTTCCTTGTCCAAAACTCCAAATGACCACATCCAAAATCAAGATGACTTGGAGGAAGTAAGTGAACACTATGACCTGAGAATTGAAGACCTGAACACTATGACCTGA
- the LOC120647490 gene encoding uncharacterized protein LOC120647490 — protein sequence MKKADKKSKVDVARGSKDSRDCHHDRLLADLTSRDRAQLYQEHVLDRTRDTVKLDILDHVVVEEVFVECFKPGGYMHSNIFFLQSLLWNRVWKGKYILSEQASGELLRPRHGTKRLDQELGLHYGEEALIFIPIVHDYHWFLIAISVKDRIIHVLDSLPGESRESLICQIIKTLKEHLPQSNAGSKYKIDVVPVQKQSNTYDCGFHVLLFIENFERRYQICNINKEMVDEYRIKMSTDLILNPLNKRQTIITQSIEDDVVICLEGGFSYNKNAFEAALDNDEAKDLDDNSDFSSPYNIDRGSEKAAAAGSEKAAAAGTPTSPRASVDTPDVSNDLLHPPETTQEDASDFSTYAFEAALDNDEAKDLDDNSDFSSPYNIDRGSEKAAAAGSEKAAAAGTPTSPRASVDTPDVSNDLLHPPETTQEDASLHPTQQIQEEDLETPVAPVRPRRVVRPLKRLTYSKKQIRRRRKYNKTSRRGRKVSLSKTPNDHIQNQDDLEEVSEHYDLRIEDLNTMT from the exons ATGAAAAAAGCGGACAAAAAGTCCAAGGTAGATGTGGCTAGAGGGTCCAAG GATTCGAGAGACTGCCATCATGATCGCTTGCTTGCTGATCTAACCTCCAGGGATCGAGCTCAACTCTACCAAGAGCATGTTTTGGATAGAACCAGGGACACAGTAAAATTAGATATACTGGACCATGTAGTGGTAGAAGAAGTTTTTGTAGAATGCTTCAAGCCCGGCGGATATATGCACTCAAACATTTTCTTCTTACAATCTCTATTGTGGAATAGAGTGTGGAAGGGCAAATATATTTTATCTGAACAGGCATCT GGCGAGTTGTTGCGACCGCGACATGGAACAAAAAGGTTAGATCAGGAGCTTGGATTGCATTATGGTGAGGAAGCTCTG ATATTTATCCCAATTGTTCATGATTATCATTGGTTCTTGATCGCGATCTCTGTCAAGGACAGGATCATCCATGTTCTTGATTCATTGCCTGGCGAATCCAGAGAGTCACTGATTTGTCAAATTATAAAAACACTAAAGGAGCATTTGCCACAATCAAATGCTGGATCTAAGTACAAGATCGACGTAGTGCCAGTTCAGAAACAAAGCAACAC gtatgactgTGGTTTCCACGTGTTGCTCTTCATAGAAAACTTTGAGAGGAGATACCAAATATGTAACATAAACAAG GAAATGGTGGATGAATATCGCATCAAAATGTCCACGGATCTCATCCTGAACCCTCTCAACAAAAGACAAACAATCATAACTCAATCTATTGAAGATGATGTGGTCATTTGCTTGGAAGGTGGTTTCTCATATAACAAGAATGCTTTTGAAGCTGCTCTTGACAACGATGAAGCCAAAGATTTGGATGACAACTCAGATTTCAGCAGTCCTTATAACATAGATCGCGGCAGTGagaaggctgctgctgctggcagcgagaaggctgctgctgctg GTACACCAACATCTCCCAGGGCCTCGGTCGACACACCTGATGTGTCGAATGATCTGCTCCATCCACCGGAGACGACTCAGGAGGATGCCTCAGATTTCAGCACTTATGCTTTTGAAGCTGCTCTTGACAACGATGAAGCCAAAGATTTGGATGACAACTCAGATTTCAGCAGTCCTTATAACATAGATCGCGGCAGTGagaaggctgctgctgctggcagcgagaaggctgctgctgctg GTACACCAACATCTCCCAGGGCCTCGGTCGACACACCTGATGTGTCGAATGATCTGCTCCATCCACCGGAGACGACTCAGGAGGATGCCTCACTCCATCCGACGCAGCAGATTCAGGAGGAGGATCTGGAGACACCCGTCGCTCCGGTCAGACCCCGCAGAGTGGTTCGCCCCCTCAAGAGGTTGACTTACTCTAAGAAGCAGATTCGTCGTCGTAGGAAGTATAACAAGACCAGCAGGCGAGGCCGTAAGGTTTCCTTGTCCAAAACTCCAAATGACCACATCCAAAATCAAGATGACTTGGAGGAAGTAAGTGAACACTATGACCTGAGAATTGAAGACCTGAACACTATGACCTGA
- the LOC120648283 gene encoding uncharacterized protein LOC120648283: MISSPKCVVDAIAALSQDQKNKIKELGFGELLKFSLDGFGDRYMLEFLMDHTDPENMEIRVGGGDKNLPINEHVVQCVLGVPTGKGRDTPDSPYMESELNNLRTELGVKTDKIKSSDLIAKINGGGIDYLTIRCFFILLCYKLLFPGSQNHVTEREVALTHSPKDIAEVNWAKAVVDNLRSAARKWHSDKLAVSKKKRTLSGSVTFLLVCGLCFLFRHIYCSSTIICLPQLYFVSPQLYYLDHLRSPHSIPCIITPRTSVYTTDIIKKIIKADKRSRSGHIYGLLDFRSMVGTCYSMGSRQLVPNIRIEPLHSNFFQDLSPRKREIATSYVNTVDILMEQILKERNQFMISMGAQDAQNSSRAAEPQGGDSGIQDDPRNEHSEAYPSPAADDALPSDDTNPRYAELAEAMSTREQKRKEPSSMTQPDAKRVIRFVYSRVPKSKEPSSMTQPDAKRVIRFVYSRVPKSKEPSSAEDGSSVPPPPTDEDGDGATFEGRKRQEKPKGDYTLQEIYASLTPEEEEEVEQDNDRIKRYLFYKVLVKELANFDKVFIPVNQNNKHWTLIVIDVKDKVIQGYDSLGHEYNHALKLMVGLDTHLYRRRIAKAILDDVHEGDPKGLREEFEAIVFVNSDCFYFHIAI, from the exons ATGATATCATCACCAAAGTGTGTAGTAGATGCAATAGCGGCCCTCTCACAGGACCAAAAGAATAAGATCAAAGAGTTGGGCTTTGGGGAGCTTCTAAAGTTTAGTTTAGATGGCTTTGGAGACCGCTACATGCTAGAATTCCTCATGGACCACACAGACCCAGAAAATATGGAAATTCGAGTGGGGGGAGGAGATAAGAACCTGCCCATCAATGAACACGTAGTACAATGCGTTCTTGGCGTGCCAACTGGAAAGGGAAGAGACACACCAGATTCCCCCTACATGGAATCTGAACTTAACAATCTGAGAACAGAGCTTGGTGTCAAAACTGACAAAATTAAAAGCTCTGACCTCATAGCCAAGATCAATGGTGGTGGCATAGACTATTTGACCATCCGTTGCTTTTTTATTCTGTTGTGCTACAAACTTCTGTTCCCTGGTTCACAAAACCATGTTACCGAGCGGGAGGTTGCCCTGACCCATTCACCCAAGGACATTGCGGAGGTGAACTGGGCAAAGGCTGTTGTCGATAACCTCCGTTCGGCAGCCCGCAAGTGGCACTCTGATAAGTTGGCGGTTTCAAAGAAGAAAAGGACACTCTCTGGTTCTGTGACATTCTTACTGGTATGTGGTTTGTGCTTTTTGTTTAGGCATATCTATTGTTCTTCTACAATTATTTGTTTACCACAGTTGTATTTTGTTTCCCCACAGTTGTACTATCTAGACCATCTACGGAGTCCTCACAGTATACCTTGCATTATCACCCCGAGGACTTCCGTCTACACCACGGATATtatcaaaaaaatcataaaagcaGACAAGAGGAGTCGCAGTGGTCACATTTATGGCCTCCTAGAT TTCAGGAGCATGGTGGGTACATGCTATTCAATGGGTAGTAGGCAACTTGTTCCGAACATCAGAATTGAACCGTTGCATTCCAatttttttcaagatttaagcCCACGAAAGAGGGAAATTGCCACATCATATGTCAACACAGTTGACATTTTGATGGAACAAATTTTGAAGGAGAGGAATCAGTTTATGATCTCCATGGGCGCGCAAGATGCCCAGAACAGCAGCAGAGCAGCTGAGCCTCAGGGCGGTGACTCAGGGATCCAAGATGATCCCCGGAACGAGCATTCTGAAGCTTATCCTTCTCCTGCTGCTGATGATGCTCTTCCTTCTGATGACACTAATCCCAGGTATGCCGAGCTAGCAGAAGCTATGTCTACCAG GGAGCAGAAGAGGAAGGAACCAAGTAGTATGACTCAGCCTGATGCCAAGCGGGTGATTAGATTCGTGTATTCTAGGGTGCCGAAGAGCAAGGAACCAAGTAGTATGACTCAGCCTGATGCCAAGCGGGTGATTAGATTCGTGTATTCTAGGGTGCCGAAGAGCAAGGAACCGAGCAGTGCTGAAGACGGTAGCtctgttcctcctcctcctactgatgaagatggtgatggcgCCACATTTGAGGGAAGGAAAAGGCAAGAGAAGCCAAAAGGTGACTACACATTACAAGAGATCTATGCTTCTCTCacgccggaggaagaagaagaa GTTGAGCAAGATAATGACAGAATTAAAAGATATCTGTTCTACAAAGTTTTAGTGAAAGAACTTGCCAATTTTGATAAA GTATTCATTCCAGTGAATCAAAACAAtaaacattggaccctaatagTGATAGACGTTAAGGATAAAGTTATTCAAGGATATGATTCCCTGGGTCATGAGTACAACCATGCATTGAAATTGATGGTAGGCCTG GATACACATCTTTATAGGAGGCGAATAGCAAAGGCAATACTGGATGATGTACATGAAGGTGATCCTAAAGGTCTGAGGGAGGAGTTTGAAGCTATTGTTTTTGTCAATTCTGATTGCTTCTACTTTCACATTGCTATCTGA